The following are from one region of the Betta splendens chromosome 15, fBetSpl5.4, whole genome shotgun sequence genome:
- the LOC129603039 gene encoding DNA polymerase eta-like, producing MGCCRVGGGLGRWFGGNHFINSTSSSHKTSGPDFKLGTVFSLPAASVTLPPQSKNDSSSPCSAISSFFHKKTLQRSIQDSASTQSKPEMAPESIKNDDCEETAAHVKDHTSQQFASALDTDAEVKHHSPNVARDDLINCERCGQEVSVWEMPEHNDYHFALDLQNSLSSSAGSAATSSSSTSSSSSACPVRDRAAGTSQSSRGKTKTKGHSGPQPKRQRSQGGST from the coding sequence atgggaTGCTGCAGAGTCGGTGGCGGTCTGGGGCGGTGGTTTGGAGGAAACCACTTTATAAACTCCACATCTTCCTCTCACAAAACCTCTGGACCCGACTTTAAGCTGGGGACAGTTTTTAGCCTACCTGCTGCTTCAGTTACACTTCCTCCTCAGTCTAAAAATGATTCCAGCAGCCCTTGTTCTGCCATTTCATCTTTCTTTCACAAGAAGACTCTTCAAAGAAGCATACAGGACTCAGCCTCAACACAGAGCAAGCCTGAAATGGCACCCGAGTCTATCAAAAATGATGACTGCGAAGAAACTGCTGCTCATGTGAAAGACCATACATCTCAGCAGTTTGCCAGTGCACTGGATACAGATGCTGAGGTCAAACACCATTCTCCTAATGTGGCCAGAGACGACCTGATAAACTGTGAACGCTGCGGCCAGGAGGTGTCGGTCTGGGAAATGCCTGAGCACAACGACTACCACTTTGCCCTGGATCTCCAGAATTCACTcagttcatctgcaggttcagCAGCCACTTCTTCCTcgagcacctcctcctcttcctctgcatgtcctgtcagagacagagcagcaggcacATCCCAGTCCTCCCGGggcaaaacaaaaaccaaaggCCATTCAGGACCTCAGCCAAAAAGGCAACGCTCTCAAGGTGGAAGTACATGA
- the polh gene encoding DNA polymerase eta isoform X1 has product MEYGKERVVALVDMDCFYVQVEQRLNPALRNTPCVVAQYKTWKGGGIIAVSYEARAHGVTRNMWVDDAKQRCPDLQVARVRESHGKADLTYYREASVEVIEVMSRFAVIERASIDEAYMDLTAAVQQRLKSMTDGQVDPHLLRTTYVQGYPQTAPEEEASAEDPVLDKEEQRSRGLRQWLASSSVSLSGKQGSAELQLTVGALIVEEMRAAIEKHTGFRCSAGISHNKVLAKLACGLNKPNRQTILPLDSATELFTSLPISKIRNLGGKLGASIAETLGIETMGDLTRFSQAQLGQHFGEKTGQWLYDLCRGIEFEAVKPRQLPKSIGCSKNFPGKTSLATKEQVQYWLNQLALELEERLTKDRDANGRVAKLLTVGVRQLGDKRPSSFSRCCALSRYEATKISSDSFAIIKSLNTAGSHQTTWSPPLTLLHLSASKFSDAPSAGGIAGFLSSDVTSTQSGLSSTQPPSQLKNDSMCKQSDNIKSFFQKAAEKQKQKVTKAEEGDEDGNSTSSSHKTSGPDFKLGTVFSLPAASVTLPPQSKNDSSSPCSAISSFFHKKTLQRSIQDSASTQSKPEMAPESIKNDDCEETAAHVKDHTSQQFASALDTDAEVKHHSPNVARDDLINCERCGQEVSVWEMPEHHDYHFALDLQNSFSSSAGSAATSSSSTSSSSSACPVRDRAAGTSQSSRGKTKTKGHSGPQPKRQRSQGGSTGTLDSFFKRH; this is encoded by the exons ATGGAGTACGGAAAGGAAAGAGTGGTGGCGCTGGTGGACATGGACTGTTTCTAcgtgcaggtggagcagaggcTGAACCCAGCTCTGAGGAACACGCCGTGTGTCGTGGCCCAGTACAAGACGTGGAAAGGAGGCGG CATCATAGCTGTGAGCTACGAGGCCAGAGCCCATGGTGTCACCAGGAATATGTGGGTGGACGACGCCAAGCAACGATGCCCGGATCTGCAGGTGGCACGAGTGCGAGAGTCTCACGGCAAGGCAGACCTGACGTA TTACAGGGAGGCGAGTGTGGAGGTGATTGAGGTGATGTCCCGCTTCGCTGTGATTGAGAGGGCCAGCATCGATGAAGCCTACATGGATCTGACTGCTGCAGTCCAGCAGCGGCTGAAAAGCATGACTGACGGACAAGTGGACCCCCACCTGCTGAGGACAACCTACGTTCAGGGGTATCCACAGACTGCACCGGAAGAAGAAGCGTCTGCAGAGGACCCTGTGTTGGATAAAG AGGAGCAGAGGTCCAGAGGTCTGCGGCAGTGGTTGGCGTCTTCATCTGTCTCCCTGTCAGGGAAACAGGGCTCTGCAGAACTACAGTTAACTGTAGGGGCACTCATTGTTGAGGAAATGAGGGCAGCCATTGAGAAACACACAGGTTTCCGTTGTTCAGCAGGAATATCACACAATAAG GTATTGGCCAAACTAGCCTGTGGTCTGAACAAACCAAACCGACAAACTATTTTGCCTCTAGACTCTGCAACAGAGCTTTTTACCTCTCTACCCATCAGCAAGAT ACGTAACCTTGGAGGCAAGCTGGGTGCCTCCATAGCAGAAACCCTGGGAATAGAAACAATGGGAGACCTGACTCGCTTCTCTCAAGCCCAACTAGGACAGCACTTTGGCGAGAAAACAGG CCAATGGCTTTACGACTTGTGTCGAGGGATTGAGTTTGAAGCAGTGAAACCCAGGCAGCTACCAAAGTCTATTGGCTGCAGTAAAAACTTTCCTGGAAAGACCTCTCTGGCTACAAAAGAACAG GTACAGTATTGGCTTAATCAGCTggccctggagctggaggagagactgACCAAAGATAGAGACGCG AATGGTCGAGTGGCTAAGCTGCTGACGGTTGGTGTGCGTCAGTTGGGAGACAAGAGGCCAAGCAGCTTCTCTCGCTGTTGTGCTCTATCACGCTATGAAGCAACTAAAATATCCAGCGATAGCTTTGCTATTATCAAGAGTCTCAACACTGCGGGAAGCCATCAGACAACATG gtctccacccctcACCCTCCTACACCTCTCAGCTAGCAAATTCAGTGACGCTCCATCAGCAGGGGGGATAGCTGGCTTCCTTTCCAGCGATGTCACCTCCACCCAGAGTGGTTTGTCCTCCACTCAGCCCCCATCTCAACTGAAAAATGACTCAATGTGCAAACAGTCTGACAATATTAAGTCTTTCTTTCAAAAGGCAgctgagaaacaaaaacagaaagtaacAAAAGCAGAAGAGGGGGATGAAGATGGAAACTCCACATCTTCCTCTCACAAAACCTCTGGACCCGACTTTAAGCTGGGGACAGTTTTTAGCCTACCTGCTGCTTCAGTTACACTTCCTCCTCAGTCTAAAAATGATTCCAGCAGCCCTTGTTCTGCCATTTCATCTTTCTTTCACAAGAAGACTCTTCAAAGAAGCATACAGGACTCAGCCTCAACACAGAGCAAGCCTGAAATGGCACCCGAGTCTATCAAAAATGATGACTGCGAAGAAACTGCTGCTCATGTGAAAGACCATACTTCTCAGCAGTTTGCCAGTGCACTGGATACAGATGCTGAGGTCAAACACCATTCTCCTAATGTGGCCAGAGACGACCTGATAAACTGTGAACGCTGCGGCCAGGAGGTGTCGGTCTGGGAAATGCCTGAGCACCACGACTACCACTTTGCCCTGGATCTCCAGAATTCATTcagttcatctgcaggttcagCAGCCACTTCTTCCTcgagcacctcctcctcttcctctgcatgtcctgtcagagacagagcagcaggcacATCCCAGTCCTCCCGGggcaaaacaaaaaccaaaggCCATTCAGGACCTCAGCCAAAAAGGCAACGCTCTCAAGGTGGAAGTACAGGCACCCTGGATTCTTTCTTCAAGAGACACTAA
- the LOC121202763 gene encoding uncharacterized protein LOC121202763 has product MGIFTVTINHLMYYDTGYYWCAVEIDNGGDFGELFHLEVNTGTPALYTNHQKITGFIGDSMRIWFHSRNRGELKWCRLGRSCATVTSKSMDGTHLAINENPNNNFTVTMSGLRTESSGWYYFVKGDLQMPVHLTVTERPSTTTLSPTTHQSTTTHHTTVRENQTFTTCGPEKKSSDKVDLKNLIIPLALLIFIVMITLIIWFILKTHKQRKVNSSATVKAEDEVTYCNVAYRRRTSVQAGSDVIYSNTGKGTSEQVKRIKCIVELKIQANKTT; this is encoded by the exons ATGGGGATCTTCACTGTTACAATAAATCATCTGATGTATTATGATACTGGTTATTACTGGTGCGCTGTGGAGATCGATAATGGAGGAGATTTTGGGGAGTTATTTCATCTGGAGGTCAACACAG GCACCCCCGCTCTCTATACAAATCATCAGAAGATTACAGGATTTATTGGAGACAGTATGAGAATATGGTTTCACAGTAGAAACCGTGGAGAATTAAAGTGGTGCAGACTGGGCAGGTCTTGTGCAACCGTTACATCAAAATCAATGGATGGAACACATTTGGCCATTAACGAGAATCCCAATAATAATTTTACTGTGACTATGAGCGGActgaggacagagagcagcggCTGGTATTACTTTGTTAAAGGGGATTTACAGATGCCAGTGCACCTAACTGTTACAGAGAGACCCTCCACTA CCACATTATCACCCACTACTCATCAGTCCACTACTACTCATCACACCACTGTTAGAGAGAACCAGACCTTTACCACATGTGGACCTGAAAAGAAGAG CAGTGATAAAGTTGACCTGAAGAACCTCATCATCCCTCTGGCTTTGTTAATCTTCATAGTAATGATAACTTTGATTATTTGGTTTATACTGAAGACACACA AGCAACGCAAAGTAAATTCATCAGCTACAGTTAAg GCTGAAGATGAAGTAACGTACTGTAATGTTGCATACAGGAGAAGAACTTCAGTGCAG GCTGGTAGTgatgtaatatacagtaacactggCAAAGGAACATCAGAGCAGGTAAAAAGGATTAAATGTATAGTAGAGTTAAAGATACAGGCCAACAAAACAACCTGA
- the polh gene encoding DNA polymerase eta isoform X2 yields MSRFAVIERASIDEAYMDLTAAVQQRLKSMTDGQVDPHLLRTTYVQGYPQTAPEEEASAEDPVLDKEEQRSRGLRQWLASSSVSLSGKQGSAELQLTVGALIVEEMRAAIEKHTGFRCSAGISHNKVLAKLACGLNKPNRQTILPLDSATELFTSLPISKIRNLGGKLGASIAETLGIETMGDLTRFSQAQLGQHFGEKTGQWLYDLCRGIEFEAVKPRQLPKSIGCSKNFPGKTSLATKEQVQYWLNQLALELEERLTKDRDANGRVAKLLTVGVRQLGDKRPSSFSRCCALSRYEATKISSDSFAIIKSLNTAGSHQTTWSPPLTLLHLSASKFSDAPSAGGIAGFLSSDVTSTQSGLSSTQPPSQLKNDSMCKQSDNIKSFFQKAAEKQKQKVTKAEEGDEDGNSTSSSHKTSGPDFKLGTVFSLPAASVTLPPQSKNDSSSPCSAISSFFHKKTLQRSIQDSASTQSKPEMAPESIKNDDCEETAAHVKDHTSQQFASALDTDAEVKHHSPNVARDDLINCERCGQEVSVWEMPEHHDYHFALDLQNSFSSSAGSAATSSSSTSSSSSACPVRDRAAGTSQSSRGKTKTKGHSGPQPKRQRSQGGSTGTLDSFFKRH; encoded by the exons ATGTCCCGCTTCGCTGTGATTGAGAGGGCCAGCATCGATGAAGCCTACATGGATCTGACTGCTGCAGTCCAGCAGCGGCTGAAAAGCATGACTGACGGACAAGTGGACCCCCACCTGCTGAGGACAACCTACGTTCAGGGGTATCCACAGACTGCACCGGAAGAAGAAGCGTCTGCAGAGGACCCTGTGTTGGATAAAG AGGAGCAGAGGTCCAGAGGTCTGCGGCAGTGGTTGGCGTCTTCATCTGTCTCCCTGTCAGGGAAACAGGGCTCTGCAGAACTACAGTTAACTGTAGGGGCACTCATTGTTGAGGAAATGAGGGCAGCCATTGAGAAACACACAGGTTTCCGTTGTTCAGCAGGAATATCACACAATAAG GTATTGGCCAAACTAGCCTGTGGTCTGAACAAACCAAACCGACAAACTATTTTGCCTCTAGACTCTGCAACAGAGCTTTTTACCTCTCTACCCATCAGCAAGAT ACGTAACCTTGGAGGCAAGCTGGGTGCCTCCATAGCAGAAACCCTGGGAATAGAAACAATGGGAGACCTGACTCGCTTCTCTCAAGCCCAACTAGGACAGCACTTTGGCGAGAAAACAGG CCAATGGCTTTACGACTTGTGTCGAGGGATTGAGTTTGAAGCAGTGAAACCCAGGCAGCTACCAAAGTCTATTGGCTGCAGTAAAAACTTTCCTGGAAAGACCTCTCTGGCTACAAAAGAACAG GTACAGTATTGGCTTAATCAGCTggccctggagctggaggagagactgACCAAAGATAGAGACGCG AATGGTCGAGTGGCTAAGCTGCTGACGGTTGGTGTGCGTCAGTTGGGAGACAAGAGGCCAAGCAGCTTCTCTCGCTGTTGTGCTCTATCACGCTATGAAGCAACTAAAATATCCAGCGATAGCTTTGCTATTATCAAGAGTCTCAACACTGCGGGAAGCCATCAGACAACATG gtctccacccctcACCCTCCTACACCTCTCAGCTAGCAAATTCAGTGACGCTCCATCAGCAGGGGGGATAGCTGGCTTCCTTTCCAGCGATGTCACCTCCACCCAGAGTGGTTTGTCCTCCACTCAGCCCCCATCTCAACTGAAAAATGACTCAATGTGCAAACAGTCTGACAATATTAAGTCTTTCTTTCAAAAGGCAgctgagaaacaaaaacagaaagtaacAAAAGCAGAAGAGGGGGATGAAGATGGAAACTCCACATCTTCCTCTCACAAAACCTCTGGACCCGACTTTAAGCTGGGGACAGTTTTTAGCCTACCTGCTGCTTCAGTTACACTTCCTCCTCAGTCTAAAAATGATTCCAGCAGCCCTTGTTCTGCCATTTCATCTTTCTTTCACAAGAAGACTCTTCAAAGAAGCATACAGGACTCAGCCTCAACACAGAGCAAGCCTGAAATGGCACCCGAGTCTATCAAAAATGATGACTGCGAAGAAACTGCTGCTCATGTGAAAGACCATACTTCTCAGCAGTTTGCCAGTGCACTGGATACAGATGCTGAGGTCAAACACCATTCTCCTAATGTGGCCAGAGACGACCTGATAAACTGTGAACGCTGCGGCCAGGAGGTGTCGGTCTGGGAAATGCCTGAGCACCACGACTACCACTTTGCCCTGGATCTCCAGAATTCATTcagttcatctgcaggttcagCAGCCACTTCTTCCTcgagcacctcctcctcttcctctgcatgtcctgtcagagacagagcagcaggcacATCCCAGTCCTCCCGGggcaaaacaaaaaccaaaggCCATTCAGGACCTCAGCCAAAAAGGCAACGCTCTCAAGGTGGAAGTACAGGCACCCTGGATTCTTTCTTCAAGAGACACTAA